One Onthophagus taurus isolate NC chromosome 11, IU_Otau_3.0, whole genome shotgun sequence genomic window carries:
- the LOC111418064 gene encoding glutamic acid-rich protein-like, giving the protein MSVHKHSSFMLRLLLIGALFLIGVYANENPKYEFGARLPKKDLITQQNQKKIVKVLPPPPNYRVIEKPIAENLEQKVYDTLQEVTKVQKPVKNIKKQVLQPKRIVRPVVYVRKSDLAKLNIQKVSSPQVDYQKKNYPKENYPNINYPKVEYPKVSKEILSKIETPREVLTKVPTPQDILSKVQPPQEVLTKVPTPQDILSKVQTPQEVLSKVETLREIKLNGPKLEPHQQDLFKPETPKSIKEQIIKTLSEPEDAPIREKPIPKPRKLKKYPQKIESKEPLEQPATTNVKILQKPVAFSFTPKDSKNKNEDNTVAGTEVHESGDDEDDEEEDGGKGGHGGGSGGGGGGGHSEPKEASASFKQGGGSEQHSGHHSEKGDKGEKKFEGHEDYEKAEKGHHDKEGHEKEYEEDRGKKKQHHYDDSHHAEHEKAEKGSKDAEYDEHGKYSKGWSTKGEHVIHRLDDYDKKKVFFDESHDESEEEDEGAYYEEKEHESGGGKKGSHRDSGKHHDHYHKEGEHKKGGHYHDRKGHNKGDKHSKYYHNHEEHGKKGGGKEAKKWGQQHQEAYHHEHPVHQHREPTRHIIWTGHERSDHDVADTEYVPRTVERSSKGSSKGSKKSKRKSKRQNPVNEGGNARKHWSEGVNIDQRPSNNGFYFVTHH; this is encoded by the exons ATGAGTGTTCATAAACACAGCAGCTTCATGCTgcgtttattattaatcgGTGCCCTATTTTTAATCGGTGTATATGCAAACGAAAATCCAAAATACGAATTTGGAGCCAGATTACCCAAAAAGGATTTGATAAcgcaacaaaatcaaaaaaagatcgTTAAGGTTTTACCGCCTCCACCAAATTATCGTGTTATAGAAAAACCAATCGCTGAAAACTTAGAACAAAAAGTGTACGATACTCTTCAAGAAGTTACAAAGGTTCAAAAACCagtgaaaaatattaaaaaacaagttttacaACCGAAAAGAATAGTAAGACCAGTTGTTTATGTGAGAAAATCCGATTTGGCCAAACTTAATATCCAAAAAGTGAGTTCACCTCAAGtggattatcaaaaaaaaaattacccaaaagaaaattatccGAATATAAATTACCCAAAAGTAGAATATCCAAAAGTatcgaaagaaattttaagtaaaattgaAACTCCAAGAGAAGTTTTAACTAAAGTTCCAACACCACAAGACATTTTATCCAAAGTTCAACCTCCACAAGAAGTTTTAACTAAAGTTCCAACACCACAAGACATTTTATCCAAAGTTCAAACTCCACAAGaagttttatcaaaagttGAAACGTTAAgagaaatcaaattaaatggACCAAAATTAGAACCGCATCAACAAGATTTGTTTAAACCCGAAACTCCCAAATCAATAAAAGAACAAATCATCAAAACATTATCCGAACCAGAAGATGCCCCAATAAGAGAAAAACCAATTCCCAAACCAAGAAAGCTCAAAAAATATCCCCAAAAGATCGAATCTAAAGAACCTTTGGAACAACCAGCAACAACAAATGTTAAAATCCTTCAAAAACCCGTTGCGTTCTCTTTTACACCAAaagattctaaaaataaaaacgaagatAATACTGTAGCTGGTACTGAAGTTCATGAAAGTGGTGATGATGAGGATGATGAAGAAGAGGATGGAGGAAAAGGTGGACATGGAGGAGGTAGTGGTGGTGGAGGAGGTGGAGGCCATAGTGAACCTAAAGAAGCTTCTGCTTCATTTAAACAAGGCGGAGGAAGTGAACAACATTCTGGGCACCACAGTGAAAAAGGAGATAAAGgagaaaagaaatttgaaGGCCACGAGGATTATGAAAAAGCCGAGAAAGGACATCATGATAAAGAAGGGCATGAAAAGGAATACGAAGAAGATAGAGGAAAGAAAAAACAACACCATTACGATGATTCCCATCACGCCGAACATGAAAAAGCTGAAAAAGGAAGCAAAGATGCTGAG tatGATGAACATGGTAAATACTCTAAAGGTTGGTCAACCAAAGGTGAACACGTAATCCATCGTTTAGATGATTACgataagaaaaaagttttcttcGATGAATCCCATGATgaaagtgaagaagaagatgaaggCGCATATTACGAAGAAAAAGAACATGAATCGGGCGGTGGTAAAAAAGGTTCACATCGCGATTCCGGAAAACATCACGATCACTACCACAAGGAAGGTGAACATAAAAAGGGTGGACATTACCATGATAGAAAAGGTCATAATAAAGGGGATAAACACTCAAAATATTATCATAATCACGAAGAACATGGCAAAAAAGGTGGCGGTAAAGAGGCAAAGAAATGGGGTCAACAACACCAGGAAGCTTACCACCATGAACATCCGGTTCATCAACACCGTGAACCAACCAGACATATTATTTGGACAGGTCATGAAAGAAGCGATCATGATGTTGCTGACACTGAATATGTTCCAAGAACTGTTGAGAGGAGTTCCAAAGGAAGTTCGAAAGGATCAAAgaaatctaaaagaaaatcaaaaaggcAAAATCCTGTGAATGAAGGAGGGAACGCAAGAAAGCATTGGAGTGAAGGTGTAAATATTGATCAAAGGCCAAGTAATaatggattttattttgtaacgcatcattaa